In a genomic window of Akkermansia massiliensis:
- a CDS encoding DUF3800 domain-containing protein: MFLFYVDESGTPEIPGVSDHFVLAAIGIPVDKWTKCDKQINQLKTSYSLSEAEIHVGWMVRHYQEQEEIADFEKMTPAERREAVTVMREKIIQKRKSEGKDYKQYKKNYSQTESYIHLTYYERQRFLQELSCMVGKWSSARIFAEIIDKNEYTPRKPALTPKTQSFEQIVIRIEKYLKSISNRDDGRGKRRGLIIHDNNPSVAQQHTKNMNSYHKKGTFLAGVHHIIETPLFVDSTLTGMVQIADLCAYALKRYAETGEDALLKPLLSRIDRVGSDLVGVRHYTSRKYCKCFFCKPERLPKSVFRTRKK, translated from the coding sequence ATGTTCCTCTTTTACGTTGATGAATCCGGAACACCGGAAATACCGGGAGTTTCCGATCATTTTGTATTGGCTGCCATCGGCATTCCGGTGGATAAATGGACAAAATGTGATAAGCAAATCAATCAACTAAAGACCAGTTACAGCCTTTCGGAAGCTGAGATCCATGTCGGGTGGATGGTTCGCCACTACCAGGAGCAGGAGGAAATAGCGGATTTTGAGAAAATGACACCGGCAGAAAGAAGAGAAGCTGTCACAGTTATGCGTGAAAAAATCATTCAAAAACGCAAATCTGAAGGAAAGGACTACAAGCAATATAAAAAGAACTATTCTCAAACGGAATCCTATATACACCTTACTTACTATGAGCGACAGAGGTTTCTTCAGGAATTATCCTGCATGGTTGGGAAATGGTCGTCTGCCAGAATATTTGCTGAAATAATTGATAAAAACGAATACACTCCGAGAAAGCCCGCCCTGACTCCTAAAACACAGTCATTTGAGCAAATAGTTATTCGTATAGAAAAATACCTGAAAAGCATCTCAAACAGGGACGACGGAAGGGGTAAACGTCGTGGACTCATTATCCATGACAACAACCCAAGTGTGGCTCAGCAACACACGAAAAACATGAATTCCTACCATAAAAAAGGAACCTTCCTGGCAGGAGTTCATCATATCATAGAAACACCTCTCTTTGTCGACAGCACCCTGACAGGTATGGTGCAAATCGCTGACTTGTGTGCTTATGCGTTAAAACGATACGCAGAAACTGGAGAAGACGCTCTTCTAAAGCCTTTATTATCCAGAATAGATCGTGTTGGTTCGGATTTGGTTGGAGTAAGGCACTACACGAGCAGAAAATACTGTAAATGCTTCTTTTGTAAACCAGAGCGATTGCCTAAAAGCGTATTTCGAACCAGAAAGAAGTAA
- a CDS encoding phage capsid protein, with protein sequence MPNNYTLPISDLYQETYDNQWQEQIQQATSRLERFCVIKSGLTGKLQEFSFVGTTELDEKQGRMQDIVLDELDYFKRRMLPVSFSKHLGYDEDDDIFLHGLDAPVTQTINALKYAAARKMDDVLFGLKKQGGLYVPSKGGIFGTAFAGNDGMDKLELLAENVVPVNHTGSTAKECPMTIEKLNRGITLLQENGILDDASNAYGDQVCCAITPRMREALINDERLQKTDFGFASLRKTNGTLDPIMGIQFVIAPNLPIDEEGNIICPMWMKNSLYFGSWKQNKVTVEKRTDKEDTIQIGLKTIMGSTRMREEAFLQIKCKPLV encoded by the coding sequence ATGCCAAATAATTACACCCTTCCCATCTCCGATCTTTATCAGGAGACCTACGACAACCAGTGGCAGGAGCAAATCCAGCAGGCCACTTCCCGCCTGGAACGCTTCTGCGTTATCAAGTCCGGTCTAACGGGCAAGCTTCAGGAGTTCAGCTTCGTGGGCACCACGGAATTGGACGAGAAGCAGGGGCGCATGCAGGACATTGTTCTGGATGAACTTGACTACTTCAAGCGTCGGATGCTTCCGGTGAGCTTCTCCAAGCACCTGGGCTACGATGAAGACGACGATATTTTCCTGCATGGTCTGGATGCCCCCGTCACCCAAACCATCAATGCCCTCAAGTATGCCGCGGCCCGCAAGATGGACGACGTACTGTTCGGCCTGAAAAAGCAGGGCGGCCTTTACGTTCCCTCCAAGGGCGGCATTTTCGGAACGGCGTTTGCCGGCAACGACGGCATGGACAAGCTGGAACTGCTGGCTGAAAATGTCGTGCCTGTCAACCACACCGGAAGCACGGCCAAGGAATGCCCGATGACGATTGAAAAGCTCAACCGGGGCATTACGCTCCTGCAGGAGAACGGTATCCTCGACGACGCTTCCAACGCCTATGGCGACCAGGTGTGCTGCGCCATCACTCCCCGCATGCGTGAAGCCCTGATCAATGACGAGCGCCTGCAGAAGACCGATTTCGGCTTTGCATCCCTGCGTAAAACGAACGGCACCCTGGACCCCATCATGGGCATTCAGTTCGTCATCGCTCCCAATCTGCCGATTGACGAGGAAGGAAACATCATCTGCCCCATGTGGATGAAGAATTCCCTGTATTTCGGCTCCTGGAAGCAGAACAAGGTGACGGTGGAGAAGCGAACCGACAAGGAAGATACCATTCAGATCGGCCTCAAGACCATCATGGGGTCCACTCGCATGCGCGAAGAAGCCTTCCTGCAGATCAAGTGCAAGCCCCTTGTTTAA
- a CDS encoding RHS repeat domain-containing protein: MKTNNSMNIQNGVSSVPVYQRWYSSPKMVQAARGRAMVLNEEPEPEPKPWHVIWDFSSSGSYYKGGPSDSGDHMETVDFSFTVPSAPVPEPTTENPVPESPEPLEATCNMTLTVDDWGKMSVGEQTIDMTSGGEGPQGGHAKWTQESGEFTLKSGEYTLHVEQSNIDYDPKEKNLSICDYDLKAYIDKEGPATAGGKKKPTCDCCNFDGQGGGCPPPPAGRSRSLASVFGNTSSGGENAQAISDASLMYWGADFGHFRGLGGISTGSIELLATDSTDGLNHPHALCYDSMLASFLDIPEVGIVAGGTFDIVTGAGRVCVQCEVDRETLTIVGEFTSSGNRAFFTTVDGVLCVQWMKTDKSVAVYNARTGALVSYTTRWGNIYTAEQIGAYLRVNRDSAGDLLQVWNLWDGLLNIEAVTADGYTIALYTPSQITGQDEQGLYTVMGQPFKKFVMAGDAATGRFSVTEQTPGRLDFKTEWWLNGKAWNMAQGTDAEAIVTRRTRTELEKDTWQLVTAVSRGEDGAAASHVCEVYQTTAYGDLLLTKVDGYGSDLAQTTIYEYDYYGRKKKETRPDGGVWEWSYDMLGRLTLERQPWCGGKSQDTTYRYVTGDGDSEVSSDVAEERRLMRDGSNNPIELWKKTYTYSQADHVRRVEIRTTALETETVQLEVQETWLGSAPNSYAQGRTKMTQAVNGVQTHYEYAATTQHGAAYTETQETRVNGEVVPGLSVRKVSFITPQGNTVREESHVLLSDNTWTLTDSADYEFDTMNRWTKRTRGNGRVSEQESICDGRILWEKDEDGVRTDYGYDSARLLVETIRSATATTPETIVSYTKDALDRATATRTDTGAMSVATETAYDLLGRITSETDSLGRITTHSYSANGLTETVTTPMGGTLITQRHADGTILRQHGTGQQDLKFETDMASDGLRVTTTVLNGTARVVRGRVITDGFGQQIRVATVHTRNGSNYRHLTYNAKGQLVRDQLETLAPTLYEYDSFGNKTKETVALSDEPTTLNSRVMEYTYTREQREEGVYGLVTTTEYAAEGTPIVRKEATLVSSLNPVLESKVVTTDARGHDSADWTEYGEPAARVRKVTQPGVSDAAVIHTVDGFTTTVTDYAGISTSQSHSYTAQGMTMAYTDSRGNTTTEVYDTALRLLSVTDAAENSTSYAYGQPLDQPTCITDAMGKTACYAYDARGRKEAEWGTAIQPAVFSYNDADQITGLTTFRGSSEAITTDPRERTDGDMTAWTYNAATGLPTRKTYADETHEDTSYDTLNRVSTFTNGRGNVMTRSYDVLTGLLTGETYGDGTPSITAAYNHLGQLTGITDASGTRIFTYNQYGEVEGESTLGLVESSLAAVKDAYGRASGYSLQYGGSTVLQTGWGYDSAGRPSTVSLNAVATPFTYGYNAANGLLETLNYPNTLKRWYTLEEKRDLVVKMDYLRPGSQNYPAKVDYTYDALGRPATKKDYFNTPTPDLVHTYTYNDRSEVISDSLGSGRSYSYHYDNMGNRTTSLEHGNMVIYVTNPLNQYTSVRPHVIINSIPDAAPASLPGEFFPEYDADGNETLVKTATGIWTVAYNAQNQATAFTKDTKRIECVYDYLNRRVEKTVYDGNTLVSRKRFIYVGYLQVAELDATNETETASPILRKTYLWDPMESVATRILAMSVFDEAGVYQEDLYYTHDLLKNTTALFGIQGGRRALYEYSPYGDIIKMEGNAAEINPFRFSSEYLDDDLGLVYYNYRYYNVLDGRWINRDPMAENAGFNLYCFVSNKLSIDYLGLIELDNVLKQLKERLEKKARAEAQQRCIAFCKKHAPKGTPDEVCTQIGKDLEKKLEEIAMMIAKKAEDSLGKTTSKTGGTDKGKGGGDGSGDQGTKISFTGTFTHPIGNSGWGGSATGTVNIGSNGITTGGNVSPVQGAIPSVGFGASASGSFGSRGGSWRVGGNVNIPTNGGHVGYTFFGGISITF, from the coding sequence ATGAAAACAAATAATTCCATGAACATTCAGAACGGAGTTTCCTCCGTTCCCGTCTACCAGAGGTGGTATTCCAGCCCCAAAATGGTTCAAGCAGCCCGTGGAAGAGCCATGGTTCTGAATGAGGAACCCGAACCTGAACCCAAACCCTGGCATGTTATCTGGGATTTCTCCTCTTCCGGCAGCTACTATAAGGGAGGGCCGTCCGACAGCGGTGATCATATGGAGACCGTTGATTTCTCTTTTACGGTACCCTCCGCCCCCGTTCCCGAGCCAACAACGGAGAATCCTGTCCCCGAATCCCCGGAACCGCTGGAAGCGACGTGCAACATGACCCTTACCGTGGATGACTGGGGCAAGATGTCCGTAGGGGAACAAACCATCGACATGACTTCTGGAGGAGAAGGCCCGCAGGGAGGACATGCCAAATGGACCCAGGAAAGCGGTGAGTTCACCTTGAAATCCGGTGAATACACCTTGCATGTGGAACAGAGCAACATCGACTACGATCCCAAGGAAAAAAACCTTTCCATCTGCGATTACGATCTTAAAGCCTATATAGACAAGGAAGGCCCCGCTACCGCAGGCGGTAAGAAAAAGCCAACCTGTGATTGTTGCAATTTTGATGGTCAAGGAGGGGGCTGCCCTCCGCCCCCGGCAGGAAGATCAAGGAGCCTGGCTTCCGTTTTTGGGAACACTTCCTCCGGAGGTGAAAACGCACAGGCAATCAGCGACGCTTCCCTGATGTACTGGGGGGCTGACTTCGGCCATTTCCGCGGGCTGGGCGGCATTTCCACCGGCTCCATTGAGTTGCTGGCGACCGATTCCACCGATGGGCTGAACCATCCCCATGCCCTCTGCTACGACTCCATGCTGGCAAGCTTCCTGGATATTCCGGAAGTCGGCATTGTGGCTGGAGGCACGTTTGATATTGTCACGGGAGCCGGGCGTGTTTGCGTTCAATGTGAAGTGGACAGGGAAACGCTGACGATCGTCGGCGAGTTTACGTCTTCCGGGAACCGTGCCTTCTTCACAACGGTGGACGGTGTTTTGTGCGTCCAGTGGATGAAGACGGACAAGAGCGTTGCCGTGTATAACGCCAGAACCGGAGCCCTTGTTTCCTACACGACCAGGTGGGGCAATATTTACACAGCCGAGCAGATTGGCGCCTATCTGCGCGTCAACAGGGACAGTGCAGGAGACCTCCTCCAGGTATGGAACCTCTGGGACGGCCTGCTCAACATTGAAGCCGTCACGGCTGACGGCTATACGATTGCCCTTTACACTCCTTCCCAGATTACCGGGCAGGATGAACAGGGGCTTTACACTGTTATGGGACAACCGTTCAAGAAGTTCGTGATGGCCGGAGATGCCGCCACGGGCCGTTTCTCCGTCACCGAACAGACGCCGGGAAGGCTGGATTTCAAAACGGAATGGTGGCTTAATGGCAAAGCTTGGAACATGGCGCAGGGAACGGATGCTGAAGCCATCGTGACCCGCCGGACGCGGACGGAACTGGAGAAAGATACCTGGCAGCTCGTTACGGCGGTTTCCAGGGGAGAAGACGGAGCTGCCGCCTCCCATGTCTGCGAAGTGTACCAGACGACGGCTTATGGCGACCTGCTTCTTACCAAAGTGGATGGCTATGGCAGCGATCTTGCACAGACGACCATCTATGAATACGACTACTACGGCAGGAAGAAGAAGGAAACGCGCCCGGATGGAGGCGTATGGGAATGGTCCTACGACATGCTGGGACGCCTGACGCTGGAAAGGCAGCCCTGGTGCGGCGGCAAATCCCAGGACACGACATACCGGTATGTGACCGGGGATGGAGACAGCGAAGTAAGCAGCGATGTTGCCGAAGAACGCCGCCTCATGCGCGACGGTTCCAATAACCCCATTGAATTGTGGAAGAAAACCTACACGTACAGCCAAGCCGATCATGTCAGGCGCGTGGAAATCCGCACGACCGCTCTTGAGACGGAGACCGTCCAGCTCGAAGTGCAGGAAACGTGGCTGGGGAGCGCTCCCAACAGCTACGCGCAGGGCCGCACCAAGATGACCCAGGCCGTCAATGGCGTGCAGACCCATTATGAATATGCCGCCACGACGCAGCATGGAGCCGCTTATACGGAAACGCAGGAAACCCGCGTCAACGGAGAAGTGGTTCCGGGATTGAGCGTCAGAAAAGTCTCCTTCATTACCCCTCAGGGCAATACGGTGAGGGAAGAAAGCCATGTACTGCTTTCCGACAATACCTGGACGCTTACGGACAGCGCGGACTATGAATTTGACACAATGAACCGCTGGACGAAGCGCACCCGTGGCAACGGGCGCGTCTCCGAACAGGAATCCATCTGCGACGGACGCATCCTTTGGGAAAAGGATGAAGACGGCGTGCGGACAGACTACGGTTACGACAGTGCGAGGCTGCTGGTTGAGACGATCCGTTCCGCTACAGCGACAACTCCGGAAACCATCGTCAGTTACACGAAGGATGCCCTGGACCGGGCCACTGCGACTCGGACCGACACTGGAGCCATGAGCGTCGCCACGGAAACGGCCTACGACCTGCTGGGACGCATCACCAGCGAGACAGACTCTCTGGGACGGATAACCACTCACAGCTACAGCGCGAATGGCCTGACGGAAACCGTCACGACTCCCATGGGAGGAACGCTCATCACCCAGCGCCATGCGGATGGAACGATCCTGCGCCAGCACGGGACGGGCCAGCAGGACCTCAAGTTTGAAACCGATATGGCAAGCGACGGCCTCCGCGTGACAACGACCGTTCTCAACGGGACGGCGCGCGTTGTCCGGGGACGCGTCATTACGGACGGCTTCGGCCAGCAAATCCGTGTGGCAACGGTGCATACGAGGAATGGAAGCAATTACCGCCATCTGACTTACAACGCCAAAGGCCAGCTTGTCCGCGACCAGCTTGAAACACTGGCTCCCACCCTGTATGAATATGATTCCTTTGGCAACAAGACGAAGGAAACCGTCGCTCTTTCCGATGAACCGACCACGCTCAATTCACGGGTTATGGAATATACCTACACCCGTGAACAACGGGAAGAGGGCGTCTACGGACTTGTCACGACGACGGAATACGCAGCGGAAGGCACGCCCATTGTCCGGAAGGAAGCTACGCTGGTTTCTTCATTGAACCCCGTGCTGGAAAGCAAGGTGGTTACGACGGACGCCAGGGGGCATGACAGCGCCGATTGGACGGAATACGGGGAACCTGCCGCCAGGGTGCGGAAAGTGACCCAGCCCGGAGTATCGGATGCAGCCGTGATTCATACCGTGGACGGTTTTACCACCACTGTGACCGATTATGCAGGAATTTCCACCAGCCAGAGCCACTCCTATACGGCCCAAGGCATGACGATGGCCTATACGGACAGCCGCGGCAATACCACGACGGAAGTGTACGATACAGCCCTGCGCCTCCTTTCCGTGACGGATGCCGCGGAAAACAGCACGTCCTATGCCTACGGGCAGCCGCTGGACCAGCCTACCTGCATCACCGACGCCATGGGCAAGACGGCTTGTTATGCCTATGACGCCAGGGGACGCAAGGAGGCCGAATGGGGAACGGCGATTCAGCCAGCCGTGTTCTCTTACAACGATGCGGACCAGATCACCGGCCTGACGACGTTCCGCGGTTCCTCGGAAGCTATCACGACTGATCCGCGAGAACGAACGGATGGAGACATGACGGCCTGGACTTACAACGCCGCTACGGGGTTGCCCACCCGCAAGACTTATGCGGATGAAACCCACGAGGACACAAGCTACGATACGCTCAACCGTGTTTCCACCTTTACGAACGGAAGAGGAAACGTCATGACGCGTAGCTATGACGTCCTGACCGGGCTGCTGACAGGCGAGACTTATGGCGACGGCACTCCCTCCATCACGGCGGCCTATAACCATCTGGGCCAGCTCACCGGCATTACCGATGCCAGCGGGACGCGCATCTTCACCTACAACCAGTACGGGGAAGTGGAAGGGGAAAGCACGCTGGGACTTGTAGAAAGTTCCCTAGCGGCAGTGAAGGACGCCTACGGGCGAGCTTCAGGCTACAGCCTGCAATACGGAGGCAGTACTGTTCTGCAAACGGGCTGGGGGTATGATTCCGCAGGAAGGCCTTCCACGGTTTCCCTCAACGCGGTGGCGACTCCGTTTACCTATGGCTACAATGCCGCCAACGGATTGCTGGAGACGCTGAACTATCCCAATACGCTGAAGAGATGGTACACGCTGGAAGAGAAGCGGGACCTGGTGGTCAAGATGGACTACCTGCGCCCAGGAAGTCAGAACTACCCGGCCAAGGTGGATTACACGTATGACGCACTGGGACGCCCGGCGACGAAGAAGGATTATTTCAATACTCCTACTCCGGATCTTGTTCATACCTACACTTACAATGACCGCAGTGAAGTGATTTCCGATTCGTTGGGCAGCGGCAGAAGCTATAGCTACCATTATGACAACATGGGCAACCGGACCACATCCCTGGAACATGGCAACATGGTCATCTATGTAACCAATCCGCTCAACCAATACACGTCCGTCCGTCCTCACGTCATCATCAACTCCATTCCCGATGCGGCACCTGCCTCCCTGCCGGGAGAATTTTTCCCGGAATATGATGCAGACGGCAACGAGACCCTGGTAAAAACCGCAACCGGAATTTGGACGGTAGCTTACAACGCTCAGAATCAGGCTACAGCCTTCACCAAGGACACTAAACGCATTGAATGCGTGTACGACTACCTGAACCGACGTGTAGAGAAGACCGTCTACGACGGGAACACGTTGGTGTCCAGGAAGCGTTTCATCTACGTGGGCTATTTGCAGGTAGCGGAACTGGACGCCACCAATGAGACGGAGACGGCCTCTCCCATCCTGCGCAAGACCTATCTGTGGGACCCGATGGAGTCCGTAGCGACTCGCATCCTTGCCATGAGTGTCTTTGACGAAGCCGGTGTTTATCAGGAAGACCTGTACTACACGCACGACTTGCTCAAGAACACGACGGCCTTGTTCGGCATCCAGGGAGGAAGGCGCGCCTTGTATGAATACAGCCCCTATGGAGACATCATCAAGATGGAAGGAAACGCGGCGGAGATCAATCCGTTCCGATTCTCCAGCGAATATCTGGATGACGACCTTGGGCTGGTTTACTACAATTACCGCTACTACAACGTACTTGATGGACGCTGGATCAACCGCGATCCGATGGCGGAAAATGCCGGGTTCAATCTCTACTGCTTTGTAAGTAATAAGTTGTCGATAGATTATCTTGGATTAATTGAGCTTGATAATGTCTTGAAGCAACTTAAAGAAAGACTGGAGAAGAAGGCTCGGGCAGAAGCCCAGCAGAGATGTATTGCATTTTGTAAAAAGCATGCTCCCAAAGGAACTCCGGATGAAGTTTGTACCCAAATCGGCAAAGATCTGGAAAAGAAACTGGAAGAAATTGCCATGATGATCGCCAAAAAGGCGGAAGATAGTTTGGGGAAGACTACTTCAAAAACTGGAGGAACAGATAAGGGAAAAGGTGGCGGTGATGGCTCTGGAGACCAAGGGACTAAAATTAGTTTCACTGGCACTTTTACACACCCTATCGGAAATTCTGGATGGGGGGGATCTGCAACTGGTACCGTGAACATAGGTTCAAACGGGATTACGACAGGAGGAAATGTCAGCCCAGTCCAAGGAGCCATCCCAAGCGTTGGGTTCGGGGCAAGTGCCAGTGGTTCTTTTGGCAGTAGAGGTGGTTCATGGAGGGTTGGTGGAAATGTTAACATTCCAACTAATGGAGGACATGTAGGATATACGTTTTTTGGAGGGATAAGTATTACTTTCTAA
- a CDS encoding tyrosine-type recombinase/integrase yields the protein MAGIIKRKDTWYACFRVGGKLKVRTTGIKITPLVTPGKLKNAAMKEAELQARIIAEELEKEAKGALLNADVIVSLAGNKAKSVLRNKKYMPSVKDHLHQWLANRPNRRANLRYGKAIRCFLDFLGPKQEMPLDTVTEAQAQRFMEKYLELLSSKTVSIYLYGLNAAFQQAVNERLFPYNPFKGVRPSKINRADATERRAFTVEEAQRLTEILPGEWPDMIRVCLYTGGQRLGDIATLQWKQIDMEGGIISMTTQKTKRHMNNPIILPLKEVLDRRLANRASDYVFPVAAMRHAQADHTSSKLSIEFNALLKKFGYIEKNPPAAKGNRRRLAPLSFHSLRATAVTVLRLANVPADLCRFIVGHDPPSASGDRQASGPEKHGGIGPPAGRHGASRGHRHAAEVLPVPHHPGRRRPA from the coding sequence ATGGCTGGAATTATCAAAAGAAAAGACACTTGGTACGCCTGTTTCCGAGTTGGAGGCAAACTCAAGGTTCGTACCACCGGCATCAAGATCACTCCCTTGGTTACTCCAGGCAAATTGAAGAACGCCGCCATGAAAGAAGCTGAACTTCAGGCGCGCATCATTGCAGAAGAGCTGGAGAAGGAAGCAAAAGGGGCACTTCTAAATGCCGATGTTATCGTTTCACTCGCCGGGAACAAGGCCAAGTCCGTCCTGCGAAACAAAAAATACATGCCCAGCGTCAAGGATCATCTGCATCAATGGCTGGCGAACCGTCCCAACCGACGCGCCAATCTTCGTTACGGGAAGGCTATCCGGTGTTTTCTCGACTTTCTGGGACCCAAACAGGAAATGCCCCTGGACACGGTGACGGAGGCCCAGGCGCAAAGGTTCATGGAAAAATATTTGGAATTGCTGAGTTCCAAGACGGTAAGCATTTACCTATACGGTTTGAATGCGGCCTTTCAACAGGCAGTCAACGAACGGCTTTTTCCGTACAATCCTTTCAAGGGGGTGCGTCCCAGCAAGATCAACCGTGCCGATGCTACCGAAAGGCGCGCTTTCACAGTCGAGGAAGCTCAACGATTGACCGAAATCCTGCCGGGAGAATGGCCCGACATGATACGCGTCTGCCTTTATACGGGAGGCCAGCGTTTGGGCGACATCGCTACCCTCCAATGGAAGCAAATTGACATGGAGGGTGGAATCATTTCGATGACGACCCAAAAAACCAAGAGACACATGAACAACCCCATCATCTTGCCTTTGAAGGAAGTGCTGGACAGACGACTTGCCAACCGTGCGAGCGATTACGTATTTCCGGTAGCGGCAATGCGTCACGCGCAGGCGGATCATACGTCGAGCAAACTTTCCATCGAATTCAACGCTCTGCTGAAGAAATTCGGATACATTGAAAAGAATCCTCCAGCAGCGAAAGGAAACAGGCGGAGACTTGCACCTCTGAGTTTCCACAGTCTGCGCGCAACGGCAGTTACTGTTCTGCGTCTGGCGAATGTTCCTGCGGACTTGTGCCGGTTCATTGTCGGGCATGATCCTCCTTCTGCCAGCGGGGATCGGCAAGCATCCGGACCAGAGAAGCACGGCGGGATCGGACCTCCGGCAGGTCGCCATGGCGCCAGCCGGGGGCATAGGCATGCAGCGGAAGTTCTTCCGGTTCCGCATCATCCAGGCAGGAGGCGTCCTGCATGA
- a CDS encoding SEL1-like repeat protein produces the protein MSQTSSCSSIAQIDSIKKSAQQGDAKAQCNLGIMYSQGQGIAKDDREAFKWLSKAAEQQYAPAQLELGVLYSQGRGIKEDLRKAFELFFSAAQQQCAPAQYNLGAFYEKGTGVEQNWKEAVKWYTAAALQQFAPAQHNLGVLYAQGQGVEQDWREAFKLFSAAARQQYAPSQNNLGTLYVQGKGVEKDLKEAVKWFSLAAQQGFADAQNNLGMLYFQGNGIPQNAQEAVKWFSAAAQQGHVDAQYNLAWMYQEGSGVEQNDQEAFRWYGRAARSGNANAQFRLGVLYQLGRGTEENEAEARKWLEKAAQQGHEQARDLLKLLDNPL, from the coding sequence ATGTCTCAGACATCTTCTTGTTCTAGTATTGCGCAGATAGATTCAATAAAAAAGTCGGCTCAACAGGGAGATGCTAAAGCCCAGTGTAATCTTGGAATCATGTATTCACAAGGACAGGGGATTGCAAAAGATGATAGGGAAGCATTCAAGTGGCTTTCAAAAGCTGCGGAGCAACAATATGCTCCGGCTCAACTTGAGCTTGGCGTGTTGTATTCTCAAGGTCGAGGGATTAAAGAAGACTTGAGAAAAGCATTTGAATTGTTTTTTTCTGCGGCCCAGCAACAATGTGCTCCGGCTCAGTACAATCTGGGCGCTTTTTATGAAAAAGGAACAGGAGTGGAGCAAAATTGGAAAGAAGCCGTGAAATGGTATACTGCTGCGGCCCTGCAGCAGTTTGCTCCAGCGCAACACAATCTTGGAGTATTGTATGCGCAAGGTCAGGGCGTTGAACAGGATTGGCGGGAAGCTTTCAAGTTGTTTTCTGCTGCGGCTAGGCAACAATATGCTCCGTCCCAAAATAATCTGGGTACTTTGTATGTCCAGGGAAAAGGAGTTGAAAAAGATTTAAAAGAAGCGGTCAAATGGTTTTCCCTTGCGGCTCAACAGGGATTCGCTGATGCCCAAAATAACTTGGGAATGTTGTATTTTCAAGGAAATGGTATTCCCCAAAACGCTCAGGAGGCTGTGAAATGGTTTTCTGCCGCGGCTCAACAAGGGCATGTGGATGCTCAATATAACCTGGCATGGATGTACCAGGAAGGCTCCGGAGTAGAACAGAATGATCAGGAGGCATTCAGATGGTATGGAAGAGCGGCCAGATCAGGGAATGCTAACGCGCAATTTCGATTGGGTGTGCTTTATCAACTAGGAAGGGGAACGGAAGAAAATGAGGCAGAAGCCCGGAAGTGGTTGGAAAAAGCGGCCCAGCAAGGGCATGAGCAAGCCCGGGATTTGCTTAAACTACTTGATAACCCTTTGTAG
- a CDS encoding phage capsid protein encodes MVAISPKQHMDMVLMEQTQNRNYGFSSLTNGEVNEFLKVKFLVTNMLPIDEQGNRLCCAWLRSRVKFGVWRDAQFRVEARSEYVDVREQITVKAGPGCHAPGQQDRLPDALQRGIGINVR; translated from the coding sequence GTGGTGGCTATTTCCCCCAAGCAGCACATGGATATGGTGCTCATGGAACAAACACAAAACAGGAACTACGGCTTTTCCTCCCTGACTAATGGGGAAGTCAACGAGTTTTTGAAGGTGAAATTTTTGGTGACCAACATGCTGCCCATTGATGAGCAGGGTAACCGGCTCTGTTGCGCGTGGCTGCGCTCGCGCGTCAAGTTCGGGGTGTGGCGGGACGCGCAGTTCCGCGTGGAGGCCCGTTCCGAATACGTGGACGTGCGCGAACAGATCACCGTGAAAGCTGGCCCTGGGTGCCACGCGCCTGGACAACAAGACCGTCTTCCTGATGCCCTGCAAAGAGGCATAGGTATAAATGTGCGATAG